A window of Argopecten irradians isolate NY chromosome 1, Ai_NY, whole genome shotgun sequence contains these coding sequences:
- the LOC138307123 gene encoding uncharacterized protein isoform X1, whose amino-acid sequence MSANAVIVALCSTGAGVMGLISGLLIMFVYKSCRTQSDTNDAEIGPPPPPVPRPREYHYRVDNLNTRPPDISESTPTSCMCNRKSGDYCRISKFDIPVETKDAAIQAGEEKEDTDYVYLVKFEQAVQCDIISAHTLPSPCNSSVTLSEPTDSLSYSAYRRHVRAAFSTWQVLPAAITNQNTGGWTRSDTRQTEVANDSFVLALRLTPEVRCFLHKNGLCETMSLEEITDATCKTVNNREQIQTPVETAYDANVKVDICENVNAMAESLVGDQDTNSEDYVPMDGNNGEDYLPMSNIADSDDYIPIGDQIVSSEDRDDYIPLNQDSYSYLLSRQQRHDSVKSSVECAETTSSVVDTQLSMASDSTEQCTESLKGEDTGDEPSDNEYEYIEDEDYLKMTKRTATNKSYYNCSHLKKDDQEDYVPVNDYTLPRRRESSSHKVPITEVPSPRRCESSTNPDYANYPPLDGYSSNC is encoded by the exons TGATACCAATGACGCGGAGATCGGTCCCCCACCCCCTCCAGTTCCTCGTCCACGAGAGTACCACTACAGAGTGGACAACCTGAACACCAGACCTCCGGATATATCCGAGTCAACGCCTACCTCGTGCATGTGTAATAGGAAGAGTGGAGACTACTGTAGAATCTCCAAGTTTG ACATTCCTGTAGAGACAAAGGATGCTGCTATTCAGGCGGGCGAAGAAAAAGAGGATACTGATTACGTATATCTGGTCAAATTCGAACAGGCTGTCCAATGTGACATCATTAGTGCGCACACTCTTCCGTCGCCATG CAACTCGTCAGTGACGTTGTCAGAACCTACGGATTCTTTGTCTTATTCAGCATACAGACGCCATGTGAGGGCCGCGTTCAGCACGTGGCAGGTACTGCCTGCTGCCATAACGAACCAAAACACGGGTGGCTGGACTCGTTCTGATACGCGCCAAACCGAGGTAGCAAACGATAGCTTTGTTCTGGCGCTTAGACTTACCCCGGAGGTCCGCTGTTTTCTTCACAAAAACGGGTTGTGTGAGACAATGTCTTTAGAGGAGATTACAGATGCCACATGCAAGACAGTTAACAATAGAGAACAGATCCAAACTCCCGTTGAAACTGCATATGACGCAAATGTAAAAGTAGACATTTGTGAAAACGTTAATGCAATGGCGGAATCACTTGTGGGTGACCAAGATACCAATAGTGAAGACTATGTACCAATGGATGGTAACAACGGTGAGGATTATCTACCAATGTCAAATATTGCAGATTCTGATGATTATATTCCAATTGGTGATCAAATTGTTTCTTCAGAAGACCGGGATGATTACATACCATTAAATCAAGATAGTTATTCTTATTTATTATCACGACAACAAAGGCATGATTCAGTGAAATCAAGTGTAGAATGTGCTGAAACAACATCAAGTGTGGTAGACACACAACTCTCGATGGCATCGGACTCCACTGAACAATGTACGGAAAGCCTTAAAGGTGAGGATACCGGCGATGAGCCCAGCGACAATGAGTATGAATACATAGAAGATGAAGATTATTTAAAAATGACAAAGAGAACTGCTACAAACAAGAGTTATTACAACTGTTCACACCTGAAGAAGGACGACCAGGAGGACTACGTGCCGGTCAATGACTATACACTTCCGCGCAGACGTGAAAGCTCGTCACATAAAGTGCCAATTACGGAAGTTCCATCTCCGCGCAGATGCGAAAGTTCTACGAATCCCGATTACGCGAACTATCCACCTTTGGATGGATATAGTTCCAATTGCTGA
- the LOC138307123 gene encoding uncharacterized protein isoform X2: MCNRKSGDYCRISKFDIPVETKDAAIQAGEEKEDTDYVYLVKFEQAVQCDIISAHTLPSPCNSSVTLSEPTDSLSYSAYRRHVRAAFSTWQVLPAAITNQNTGGWTRSDTRQTEVANDSFVLALRLTPEVRCFLHKNGLCETMSLEEITDATCKTVNNREQIQTPVETAYDANVKVDICENVNAMAESLVGDQDTNSEDYVPMDGNNGEDYLPMSNIADSDDYIPIGDQIVSSEDRDDYIPLNQDSYSYLLSRQQRHDSVKSSVECAETTSSVVDTQLSMASDSTEQCTESLKGEDTGDEPSDNEYEYIEDEDYLKMTKRTATNKSYYNCSHLKKDDQEDYVPVNDYTLPRRRESSSHKVPITEVPSPRRCESSTNPDYANYPPLDGYSSNC; encoded by the exons ATGTGTAATAGGAAGAGTGGAGACTACTGTAGAATCTCCAAGTTTG ACATTCCTGTAGAGACAAAGGATGCTGCTATTCAGGCGGGCGAAGAAAAAGAGGATACTGATTACGTATATCTGGTCAAATTCGAACAGGCTGTCCAATGTGACATCATTAGTGCGCACACTCTTCCGTCGCCATG CAACTCGTCAGTGACGTTGTCAGAACCTACGGATTCTTTGTCTTATTCAGCATACAGACGCCATGTGAGGGCCGCGTTCAGCACGTGGCAGGTACTGCCTGCTGCCATAACGAACCAAAACACGGGTGGCTGGACTCGTTCTGATACGCGCCAAACCGAGGTAGCAAACGATAGCTTTGTTCTGGCGCTTAGACTTACCCCGGAGGTCCGCTGTTTTCTTCACAAAAACGGGTTGTGTGAGACAATGTCTTTAGAGGAGATTACAGATGCCACATGCAAGACAGTTAACAATAGAGAACAGATCCAAACTCCCGTTGAAACTGCATATGACGCAAATGTAAAAGTAGACATTTGTGAAAACGTTAATGCAATGGCGGAATCACTTGTGGGTGACCAAGATACCAATAGTGAAGACTATGTACCAATGGATGGTAACAACGGTGAGGATTATCTACCAATGTCAAATATTGCAGATTCTGATGATTATATTCCAATTGGTGATCAAATTGTTTCTTCAGAAGACCGGGATGATTACATACCATTAAATCAAGATAGTTATTCTTATTTATTATCACGACAACAAAGGCATGATTCAGTGAAATCAAGTGTAGAATGTGCTGAAACAACATCAAGTGTGGTAGACACACAACTCTCGATGGCATCGGACTCCACTGAACAATGTACGGAAAGCCTTAAAGGTGAGGATACCGGCGATGAGCCCAGCGACAATGAGTATGAATACATAGAAGATGAAGATTATTTAAAAATGACAAAGAGAACTGCTACAAACAAGAGTTATTACAACTGTTCACACCTGAAGAAGGACGACCAGGAGGACTACGTGCCGGTCAATGACTATACACTTCCGCGCAGACGTGAAAGCTCGTCACATAAAGTGCCAATTACGGAAGTTCCATCTCCGCGCAGATGCGAAAGTTCTACGAATCCCGATTACGCGAACTATCCACCTTTGGATGGATATAGTTCCAATTGCTGA